One window of the Acidimicrobiales bacterium genome contains the following:
- a CDS encoding HhH-GPD-type base excision DNA repair protein: protein MPARSLALSGDDAADELLSRDPLALLIGMVLDQQVPLEWAFRSPLELRERLGGRLDPAEMAAMDPEALVKVFTGPPALHRFPGSMARRVHELCRVVVDDYGGDASSIWRSAASGQELLKTVRSLPGFGDRKARIFVALLGKRMDVRPAGWEEAAGPFGQPDSFMSVADIDGPDALGKVREHKRAIKAQARTEPSAPA from the coding sequence GTGCCTGCCCGTTCACTCGCCCTGTCCGGCGACGACGCTGCCGACGAGCTCCTGAGCAGGGACCCACTTGCTCTGCTGATCGGGATGGTGCTGGACCAGCAGGTGCCGCTGGAATGGGCATTTCGGAGTCCGCTCGAGCTGCGCGAACGGCTGGGGGGACGCCTTGACCCGGCGGAGATGGCCGCGATGGACCCCGAGGCGCTGGTCAAGGTGTTCACCGGCCCGCCGGCACTGCACCGGTTCCCCGGGTCCATGGCCCGCCGGGTCCACGAGCTGTGCCGGGTCGTCGTCGACGACTACGGCGGGGACGCGTCGAGCATCTGGCGCTCGGCGGCGAGCGGGCAGGAGCTGCTGAAGACGGTCAGGTCCCTGCCCGGGTTCGGCGACCGGAAGGCCAGGATCTTCGTCGCCCTGTTGGGCAAGCGCATGGATGTGCGCCCCGCAGGCTGGGAGGAGGCGGCGGGCCCCTTCGGCCAGCCGGACAGCTTCATGTCGGTCGCAGACATCGATGGTCCTGACGCCCTCGGGAAGGTGCGCGAGCACAAGCGAGCAATCAAGGCACAGGCGCGGACCGAGCCCTCGGCCCCCGCCTGA
- a CDS encoding MBL fold metallo-hydrolase encodes MKFQDSRAEIHHVVVGPMDNNVYVLRCKETGQAVLIDAANEHDRLLELCRRLNVVKVLETHGHWDHIQAVPAVREAGIDVGVTPDDAGMLPSYDFLLEDDSVFEVGRLRLKTIQTPGHTPGSMCFLLEGAPVLFSGDTLFPGGPGATGFPGGDFPTIIRSLEERLFAPLGPDVLVLPGHGDDTTIGNERPHLQEWIDRGW; translated from the coding sequence ATGAAATTTCAAGACAGCAGGGCCGAGATCCATCACGTGGTGGTGGGCCCGATGGACAACAACGTGTACGTCCTGCGGTGCAAGGAGACGGGACAGGCCGTCCTCATCGACGCCGCCAACGAGCACGACCGCCTGCTCGAGCTGTGCCGGCGGCTCAACGTCGTGAAGGTCCTGGAGACCCACGGTCATTGGGACCACATTCAGGCCGTCCCTGCCGTGCGGGAGGCCGGTATCGACGTGGGCGTCACCCCCGACGACGCCGGCATGCTGCCGTCCTACGACTTCCTGCTGGAGGACGATTCGGTGTTCGAGGTGGGCCGGCTGCGCCTCAAGACGATCCAGACACCGGGCCACACGCCGGGCTCGATGTGCTTCCTGCTCGAGGGGGCACCGGTGCTCTTCAGCGGGGACACGCTGTTCCCCGGCGGTCCCGGCGCGACCGGCTTCCCGGGAGGCGACTTCCCGACCATCATCCGCTCGCTCGAGGAGCGGCTCTTCGCTCCCCTCGGCCCGGACGTGCTGGTGCTGCCCGGGCACGGCGACGACACGACGATCGGCAACGAGCGGCCCCACCTCCAGGAGTGGATCGACCGGGGCTGGTAA
- the aceE gene encoding pyruvate dehydrogenase (acetyl-transferring), homodimeric type has translation MVIFDGFSHQLPDIDPEETLEWLDSFDSIVETRGRTRASFLLMKLLERARAAQVGFPATVSTPYINTIPPEDEPWFPGDEYMERRIRAFIRWNAAVMVTRANARSEGIGGHLATYASSASLYEVGFNHFFRGKEDGTAGDQVYFQGHASPGIYARAYLEGRLTETQLDNFRQEIGGEGLSSYPHPRLMPEFWEYPTVSMGLSPINAVYQARFNRYLRHRHVADTTAARVWCFLGDGEVDEPETLGGLSLAAREGLDNLVFVINCNLQRLDGPVRGNGKIIQELEATFRGAGWNVIKVIWGSKWDELLMRDVDGVLVNRMTTTVDGEYQKYATESGAYIREHFFGPDPRLRRMVEHLSDPDLQALPRGGHDYRKLYAAYKAATEHQGAPTVILAKTIKGWTLGPEIEARNATHQIKKMNKAQLLRLRERLYLEDEIPDKALDDDLPPYYRPAPGSPAHEYLMTRRKALHGPLPARVVRPKALPAPDPKAFAEFLAGSRNQAVSTTMAFARLLRNLLRDSAIGSRVVPIIPDEARTFGLDALFKEFEIYAEGGQRYTPVDADLLLSYSESESGQILEEGITEAGSMASFTAAATSYATWGQPMLPFYIFYSMFGFQRVGDLAWSLGDSRGRGFLLGATAGRTALNGEGLQHQDGHSHVLASTVPNLSAYDPAFAYEVAVIVSEGITRMYGDEPEDRFYYLTLYNENYVMPSLPEGADGDRVREGVIRGMYRFAGPPEGPRAKGSQRRRAAIFFSGPAWQTAMEAREMLAKDWDVAAEAWSVTSYKALREDALSAERWNRLHPGRQARTPYVTEILSRNEGPVVAVTDFMKAVPDQVARWVPAHFTALGTDGFGRSDTRAALRRHFETDAAHVVVAVLTALVELGEAKAEEVADAISRYGIDAERPDPRDA, from the coding sequence ATGGTGATATTCGACGGTTTTTCCCATCAGCTTCCGGACATCGACCCCGAGGAGACCCTCGAGTGGCTCGACTCGTTCGACTCCATCGTGGAGACCCGGGGCCGGACCAGGGCCAGCTTCCTGCTCATGAAGCTGCTGGAACGGGCCCGGGCGGCCCAGGTGGGATTCCCGGCCACCGTCTCGACGCCGTACATCAACACGATCCCGCCCGAGGACGAGCCGTGGTTCCCGGGCGACGAGTACATGGAGCGGCGCATCCGCGCCTTCATCCGGTGGAACGCAGCCGTGATGGTCACTCGGGCGAACGCCCGCTCGGAGGGCATCGGGGGGCACCTGGCCACCTACGCCAGCTCGGCGTCGCTCTACGAAGTCGGCTTCAATCACTTCTTCAGGGGCAAAGAAGACGGCACCGCTGGCGACCAGGTGTACTTCCAGGGTCACGCGTCCCCGGGCATCTACGCCCGGGCCTACCTCGAGGGCAGGCTGACCGAGACCCAGCTGGACAACTTCCGCCAGGAGATCGGGGGCGAGGGACTGTCGAGCTATCCCCATCCCCGACTGATGCCGGAGTTCTGGGAGTACCCCACGGTGTCGATGGGGTTGAGCCCGATCAACGCGGTGTACCAGGCGCGCTTCAACCGCTACCTCCGGCACCGGCACGTGGCCGATACGACCGCGGCGCGGGTGTGGTGCTTCCTGGGCGACGGCGAGGTGGACGAGCCCGAGACCCTCGGCGGCCTCTCGCTGGCGGCGCGCGAAGGGCTCGACAACCTGGTCTTCGTCATCAACTGCAACCTCCAGCGCCTCGACGGCCCGGTGCGCGGCAACGGCAAGATCATCCAGGAGCTCGAGGCGACGTTCCGGGGCGCGGGCTGGAACGTCATCAAGGTGATCTGGGGCTCCAAGTGGGACGAGCTGCTGATGCGCGACGTCGACGGCGTGCTGGTGAACAGGATGACCACGACCGTGGACGGCGAATACCAGAAGTACGCGACGGAGTCGGGTGCCTACATCCGCGAGCATTTCTTCGGACCCGACCCGCGGCTCCGGCGCATGGTGGAGCACCTCTCCGACCCCGACCTGCAGGCGCTGCCGCGCGGTGGCCACGACTACCGCAAGCTCTACGCCGCCTACAAGGCGGCCACCGAGCACCAGGGCGCCCCAACCGTCATCCTGGCCAAGACGATCAAAGGCTGGACGCTCGGGCCCGAGATCGAGGCCCGCAACGCCACCCACCAGATCAAGAAGATGAACAAGGCGCAGCTCCTGCGCCTTCGCGAGCGCCTCTACCTCGAGGACGAGATCCCCGACAAGGCGCTCGACGACGACCTGCCGCCCTACTACCGCCCCGCCCCTGGCTCGCCGGCGCACGAGTACCTGATGACCCGACGCAAGGCCCTGCACGGTCCGTTGCCAGCCCGCGTCGTGCGGCCCAAGGCCCTGCCGGCACCGGATCCCAAGGCGTTCGCGGAGTTCCTGGCCGGCTCCAGGAACCAGGCCGTGTCGACGACGATGGCCTTCGCCAGGCTTTTGCGCAACCTGCTGCGGGACAGCGCCATCGGTAGCCGCGTGGTCCCGATCATCCCTGACGAGGCCCGCACGTTCGGACTCGACGCCCTGTTCAAGGAGTTCGAGATCTACGCCGAGGGCGGCCAGCGGTACACGCCGGTGGACGCCGACCTGCTGCTGTCGTACTCGGAGAGCGAGTCGGGACAGATCCTCGAGGAGGGCATCACCGAGGCCGGCTCCATGGCCAGCTTCACCGCCGCCGCCACCTCGTACGCCACCTGGGGCCAGCCCATGCTGCCCTTCTACATCTTCTACTCGATGTTCGGGTTCCAGCGCGTGGGTGACCTGGCCTGGTCGCTCGGTGACTCCAGAGGACGGGGCTTTCTCCTAGGGGCCACCGCCGGGCGGACGGCGCTGAACGGCGAGGGCCTCCAGCATCAGGACGGCCACTCGCACGTGCTGGCGTCGACCGTCCCCAACCTGTCGGCCTACGACCCCGCCTTCGCCTACGAGGTGGCCGTCATCGTGTCGGAGGGCATCACCCGCATGTACGGCGACGAGCCCGAAGATCGCTTCTACTACCTCACGCTCTACAACGAGAACTACGTGATGCCGTCATTGCCCGAGGGGGCGGACGGCGACCGGGTCCGAGAAGGTGTCATCCGGGGGATGTACCGCTTCGCCGGCCCACCCGAGGGACCACGGGCCAAGGGGTCGCAGCGCCGTCGGGCCGCCATCTTCTTCTCCGGGCCCGCCTGGCAGACGGCGATGGAGGCGCGGGAGATGCTGGCCAAGGACTGGGACGTGGCAGCCGAGGCGTGGTCGGTGACCTCCTACAAGGCGCTTCGGGAGGACGCCCTTTCCGCCGAGCGGTGGAACCGGCTCCATCCCGGGCGGCAGGCCCGGACGCCGTACGTCACCGAGATCCTGTCCCGGAACGAGGGCCCGGTCGTGGCCGTCACCGACTTCATGAAGGCCGTGCCCGACCAGGTGGCCCGGTGGGTGCCGGCTCACTTCACCGCCCTCGGCACCGACGGGTTCGGGCGCTCGGATACCCGCGCCGCCCTGCGTCGACATTTCGAGACCGACGCCGCCCACGTGGTCGTCGCCGTCCTCACCGCCCTCGTCGAGCTGGGCGAGGCCAAGGCCGAGGAGGTCGCCGACGCCATCTCCCGCTACGGCATCGATGCCGAGAGGCCCGACCCTCGGGACGCGTGA
- a CDS encoding ribonuclease H encodes MATIVYTDGACLGNPGPGGWAWAVPGGRFASGADSMTTNQRMEITAALEALRALESPVEVVSDSIYVVNCFRQRWWETWVRKGWRNARGQPVANQDLWKPLVDLVRSEGGITFRWVKGHSADPYNDLVDALAVEAARTQAGRRGDGPPDVG; translated from the coding sequence ATGGCCACGATCGTGTACACCGACGGCGCCTGCCTCGGGAACCCGGGCCCGGGCGGATGGGCCTGGGCGGTCCCCGGCGGTCGCTTCGCCAGCGGCGCCGACTCCATGACCACCAACCAGCGCATGGAGATCACCGCCGCGCTCGAGGCGTTGCGCGCGCTGGAGTCGCCCGTGGAGGTGGTGAGCGACTCGATCTACGTGGTCAACTGCTTCCGCCAGCGGTGGTGGGAGACCTGGGTGCGCAAGGGCTGGCGGAACGCGCGCGGCCAGCCCGTCGCCAACCAGGATCTGTGGAAGCCGCTCGTCGATCTGGTCCGCTCGGAGGGCGGGATCACCTTCAGGTGGGTGAAGGGGCATTCGGCCGACCCCTACAACGACCTCGTCGACGCGCTGGCCGTGGAGGCGGCGCGCACCCAGGCGGGTCGCCGAGGTGACGGGCCACCCGACGTCGGGTAG
- a CDS encoding DUF1707 domain-containing protein, whose protein sequence is MASTPERDSGDGGLRASDADRDRVAAVLRQHCSAGRLTFEELSERLGQVYGARTLDQLFALTNDLPDPEPHPHLAEHLPQLRTAVPTPGRALATHVAVYAVVNAVLVAVWAATGGGYFWPIWPIVAWAVLVAAHVVSVVRAAGRHPDDG, encoded by the coding sequence GTGGCATCTACACCGGAGCGGGACTCGGGAGACGGCGGGCTGCGGGCCTCCGACGCCGATCGGGACCGGGTGGCCGCCGTGCTACGCCAACACTGCTCCGCCGGGCGGCTGACCTTCGAGGAGCTCTCGGAACGACTGGGGCAGGTGTACGGGGCGCGCACCCTCGACCAGCTGTTCGCCCTCACCAATGACCTGCCCGATCCCGAGCCGCACCCGCACCTGGCCGAGCACCTTCCCCAGCTGCGGACAGCCGTTCCGACACCGGGTCGGGCGCTGGCGACCCACGTGGCCGTCTACGCCGTCGTGAACGCCGTGCTGGTGGCCGTGTGGGCGGCGACGGGAGGCGGGTACTTCTGGCCCATATGGCCCATCGTGGCGTGGGCCGTGCTGGTCGCCGCCCACGTCGTCAGCGTGGTGCGCGCCGCCGGTCGTCACCCCGACGACGGCTGA
- a CDS encoding acyl-CoA dehydrogenase family protein: MNFAFSEEQEELRRSVRRFLDDKSPIPEVRRLMETTDGYDPAVWAQMGTQLGLQGLAIPEEHGGSGFTYVELIVVLEEMGRSLLCAPYFATIALAANAILTSGDDAAKKELLPGIATGDTIATLAFTEDNGRWDEDGIATAATRAGDGWTLDGHKMFVLDGHVADLLVVAARTPAGLSLFAVEGTAPGLSRTALATMDQTRKQARVELAGTPGRLIGTDGGASAGLSRTLDLAAVALAAEQVGGAQRCLDMSVEYAKERVQFGRPIGSFQAIKHKCADMLLEVESAKSAAYYAGWAAADSSDELPVVASLAKAYCSDAYFHAAAENIQIHGGIGFTWEHDAHLYFKRAKSSELFLGDPTYHRELLAQRIGL; the protein is encoded by the coding sequence GTGAACTTCGCGTTCAGCGAGGAACAGGAGGAGCTCAGGCGCTCGGTGCGCCGGTTCCTCGACGACAAGTCTCCGATACCCGAGGTACGCCGGCTCATGGAGACCACCGACGGCTACGACCCGGCCGTCTGGGCCCAGATGGGCACCCAGTTGGGACTCCAGGGGCTTGCCATCCCCGAGGAGCACGGGGGTTCGGGCTTCACGTACGTGGAGCTGATCGTCGTGCTCGAGGAGATGGGTCGATCCCTGCTGTGCGCGCCGTACTTCGCCACCATAGCCCTGGCTGCTAACGCCATCCTCACCTCCGGGGACGACGCGGCCAAGAAGGAGCTGCTCCCTGGCATCGCCACCGGTGACACCATCGCCACCCTGGCCTTCACCGAGGACAACGGGCGCTGGGACGAGGACGGCATCGCCACCGCGGCGACGAGGGCGGGGGACGGCTGGACCCTCGACGGGCACAAGATGTTCGTGCTCGACGGCCACGTGGCCGACCTGCTGGTCGTGGCGGCGCGCACGCCTGCGGGGCTGAGCTTGTTCGCGGTCGAGGGCACTGCGCCGGGGCTGAGCCGCACCGCGCTGGCCACCATGGACCAGACCCGCAAGCAGGCGCGCGTCGAGCTGGCGGGCACGCCGGGACGCCTGATCGGTACCGACGGGGGGGCATCGGCGGGGCTGAGTCGGACCCTGGACCTGGCCGCGGTGGCCCTCGCCGCCGAGCAGGTCGGCGGGGCCCAGCGCTGTCTCGACATGAGCGTCGAGTACGCCAAGGAGCGGGTCCAGTTCGGCCGGCCCATCGGCAGCTTCCAGGCGATCAAACACAAGTGCGCCGACATGCTCCTCGAGGTCGAGTCGGCCAAGTCGGCGGCCTACTACGCCGGATGGGCCGCGGCCGACAGCTCTGACGAGCTGCCCGTGGTGGCCAGTCTGGCCAAGGCCTACTGCTCCGACGCCTACTTCCACGCCGCCGCCGAGAACATCCAGATCCACGGCGGCATCGGCTTCACGTGGGAGCACGACGCCCATCTGTACTTCAAGCGGGCCAAGTCCTCCGAGCTGTTCCTCGGCGATCCGACCTACCACCGGGAGCTGCTCGCGCAGCGCATCGGTCTCTAG
- the thiE gene encoding thiamine phosphate synthase gives MCCPDRDDLATFLAGCIRGGVDVVQLREKSLEARPLLARARVALEVCHNYDVPFVLNDRPDLALELGADGVHLGQEDAPPTLARRIMGPDALIGLSTHDPAQLEAAEREPVDYLSAGPVSPTPTKPGRAGTGLGYVSHASARTARPFFVTGGVTPETVRAMVEAGGRRFVVVRFLTEADDPEHRARALRHAIDDTLAAVEPRKG, from the coding sequence CTGTGCTGTCCCGATCGCGACGACCTCGCCACCTTCCTCGCCGGCTGCATCCGCGGCGGGGTCGACGTCGTGCAACTGCGGGAGAAGTCGCTCGAGGCTCGGCCGCTGCTGGCGCGCGCCCGCGTCGCCCTGGAGGTGTGCCACAACTACGACGTTCCCTTCGTCCTCAACGACCGCCCGGACCTCGCTCTCGAGCTCGGAGCGGACGGCGTCCACCTCGGCCAGGAGGACGCGCCGCCCACCCTGGCCCGACGCATCATGGGTCCCGACGCCCTGATCGGGCTCTCGACGCACGATCCCGCCCAGCTCGAGGCCGCCGAGCGCGAGCCGGTCGACTACCTCTCGGCCGGGCCCGTCAGCCCCACGCCGACCAAGCCGGGACGGGCCGGCACGGGGCTGGGCTACGTGTCCCACGCGTCGGCCCGCACCGCCCGGCCGTTCTTCGTGACCGGCGGCGTGACGCCGGAGACGGTGAGGGCCATGGTCGAGGCCGGCGGTCGCCGCTTCGTGGTCGTCCGCTTCCTGACCGAGGCCGACGATCCCGAGCACCGGGCCCGGGCGCTGCGGCACGCCATCGATGACACGCTGGCCGCCGTCGAACCCCGCAAGGGGTGA
- a CDS encoding alpha/beta fold hydrolase, whose product MQVDIRSGGITLRGYLVRPDLEPGRSCGLVILCHGFPAAPKGAAGAAHTYPQLADRLAAEAGWAVLTFNFRGTGESEGDFSLGGWMDDLRAAVDHALGLPQISGVWLAGFSTGGSLALCGAGEDERVRGVAALAAPADFSQWAAAPDRLLAEAGDLGVVRSAGFPDDPAAWARELDELRPLALVGKVPPRPLLIVHGGDDAVVPVVEARALDDAADGRGELRVLSGAGHRLRHDPRAVAVLLGWLERHREET is encoded by the coding sequence GTGCAGGTGGACATACGCAGCGGTGGGATCACGCTGCGTGGGTATCTGGTGCGACCCGACCTCGAGCCGGGTCGCTCCTGCGGGCTGGTGATCCTGTGCCACGGCTTTCCCGCCGCCCCGAAGGGAGCGGCGGGCGCCGCCCACACCTACCCCCAGCTCGCGGACCGCTTGGCCGCGGAGGCCGGGTGGGCCGTCCTGACGTTCAACTTCCGGGGGACAGGGGAGTCAGAGGGCGACTTCTCCCTCGGTGGCTGGATGGACGACCTCAGGGCCGCGGTCGACCACGCCCTCGGTCTGCCCCAGATCAGCGGCGTGTGGCTGGCCGGGTTCAGCACGGGCGGTTCGCTCGCCCTGTGCGGGGCGGGCGAGGACGAGCGGGTCCGAGGCGTCGCCGCCCTGGCGGCTCCCGCCGACTTCTCGCAGTGGGCCGCTGCTCCCGATCGCCTCTTGGCCGAGGCCGGTGACCTCGGGGTGGTGCGCAGCGCCGGCTTTCCCGACGACCCGGCGGCCTGGGCCCGAGAGCTCGACGAGCTCCGGCCCCTCGCCCTGGTGGGGAAGGTGCCGCCCCGGCCGCTGCTGATCGTGCACGGCGGGGACGACGCGGTCGTGCCCGTGGTGGAGGCGCGCGCCCTCGACGACGCCGCCGATGGGCGAGGGGAGCTGCGCGTGCTCAGCGGCGCGGGTCACCGTCTCCGCCACGATCCGCGGGCCGTCGCCGTCCTGCTCGGATGGCTCGAGCGCCACCGCGAGGAGACCTGA